The Amblyomma americanum isolate KBUSLIRL-KWMA chromosome 2, ASM5285725v1, whole genome shotgun sequence genome contains the following window.
ACAGAAATACAATTTCTTCTGGTAGAAAACCTCTGTTAGAGAAAGAAGAACGTTACCTATATATTTAATTCCAGAGATTAAACCCTCAGTTCGCAAAAATACGCCCCAATTATAGCATACAATGATGGTATCCGAACGGACATACCATGGTCTATTCTGTTTCGAATTTCTGCAAGCAAATGCTGTACTCTGCGCATAGGCGTTTGACGAACCTGTAACAGTGGCTATTCCTCAACCCAAGTGTCACTTGGTGTCGGCACCAGAAGGGAATGCGTGGAATTCAATGGCGCACAGCCCAGTGCCTAAGTAAACGATGCGTACTCGCACTCAGTGCGTAAAGTCAAAGAGCGGAAGATTCATAACTAATACAATGTTTTGCGTAAGCTCCAGAAATATTACCCCTGATAGGGGTGAACCGCACGTACGATACATAACAGCATTCAAATCCGAAAATAATTTCCATGCAAACTGCGCATCCCCGTTGGCCATACTAACACGCAAGTATTGTTCTAGGGGCAACACGATTGAAACAAAAACGTTTTCCGAGCTTAGTAATAATGCCTGGATTACGAATCATCGCCGCACTGGcgagcaaataccacagcacattAATCAGAAAATCAAATGCTTACTCTCGGATTACGAATTGCGTGTAACATCGGCTCTTGGCTTACAAAAAAAGTTCGTACATTAATATTACAAAAGATAGAGACATAGAGGCCCACCAAATGACCTCGCAGTTGGTCTGGACCATGTCTGTTGAGGATACTTTTGCATGATTGGCATAGTTACTTCTCTGTTCCGTGCTGTCCTTTTTTCAAATAAGTATGCAACCAAAGAATATTTTAAAAATTGAGGTAGTAGCTTCACGGCATGCTTCCCAGAATAATACGCATTGTTGTTGCTGCGGAGCTCGTTCTGAAAGCTATTCGCGAAGTGCCGAAGCTTTGCTATCTGACGCTCAGCCATATAGCGAGAGTTTCCAGGTGCCGTGAGTAACATGCAAAAATATAAAGATGGCGCATCAAAAGTAGACACCTTTGCATGCGTTCTATTTTCTTTTCAACCACCGTAGGCACACATTGTCCCATGCACGACTGAGTTTCTCGTCAGGACACCGCATAACGTCCGCAGCTAAAAATTCGTCAATCTCTTCGCCAGGTATTCACACTTTCCTCAGGCAGAGGCTCGAGGAGCACCAGTCGCTTCAGCGGTTGAAAGAGTAAAAAAAGCTACCTGCGAATGGTTTCCCAGTTCCCAGTCCTTTCGCGAAGCTTGCGAGGTTAAAGTTGTCCCTTTTCTTCGGCATGATGCTGCTAGAGTCCAGACGCTTGTCAAACTGACAGTACCCCAGAAACACGAACCGATGTGGTCCCGTCCCCTTGGCCGGGTTGGGTGCTTCGTACGGCACCACTTCGTCGCCTTCGTGCAGCCTTTCCGAGCTATTGGCGTTCACCACCAACCAGTGCAACCGGCTGCGTGCTGTTGGCTTGTAGGGGCTCGGAGCGTCCGCGTCGACCATGACCAGAGCGAACGGCGCCATGCACTTGACCGGCATTTTCGCCTTAACTTCTGGAGTCGCCACTGCCATTTCCGGTGTCACCATACTGTCAGATACCACGTTTGTGTACCCGTACTTCACTACGAGATCGGTGCGCACAGTCTCGGACAGCGACAGGTCGGTGATCAGTTTTGAGATTTTCCATGGGTCCCGGCGGGTTCCAGACCGCTGCCTCGATTGCAACGGCGTGTCATTATGAGAGCTCTTCAGCTCTGCTTGGCCAGTTCCGCAGCACAGCGTCAAGAGAAGCAGGGTTGATGGCCAGACGTGCAGCATTTTCAAGTAGTTAAGTCAGTCACGCAAAACTGGCAGCCTACGCCGGTAACCTCTGTGAGAAGGCTTGAGGTCTCTAATGGCACCGGCAACTCCGTCCTCACGTGTACCTCTTCTTTGTCTCCATGCTCATGGCAGTTGCTTCAGCACAGCCTTCTgacagctgatgatgatgatgacctcaggcttaacGAAACATACTCActgcggatgagattaggaagcttccaggcataggttgggcgcagctggcaaagaacagggttatttggagagacatgggacataAAGAATAATTCGCTTCATCCGGTTGCTAATCCGCATTAACAGCAGCTGTGTATTTTTATGGGGAAAAAATCTCATTCCCAGTGAATTCACGATAATAATAGTATaagaacagaaagggtataaactgcgcgaacaagacgggacgagaggcacaaaaatcgacagacaaagcgcagtgTCTGTCGATTtttgtgcctctcgtcccgtcttgttcgcgcagtttataccctttctgttcatcatgaaccaactagcccgccagaacgtccttcttcataGTCTAAGAGTTGTTATTTGGCTTTTATATGACTATTACTGATTGTAACACTTGATCAATTTTCTGTTGCAGTGCTTCCCTTGGATCACGCTAGTGCCGCACCCAACCATATCTGGATTTGTAGCACACATCTTAAGACAGTAAATTTGTTTCTGAATTCCACTGCGCATAacctccggaaactgcatcgATTAATGGAACGAAAAATCAAACTGGCGTACTGAAACTGAGCCGGCTATTCAGGAAAAGTAGGAGCCGTATGTgcctcttgttgttgttgttgttgttagcctatcaaaagatggcacatacccacactgggcaagaatcgggtggctgttcacttgaacacagttaataaaaaggaaaagcacgtgggagcgcaacaccggtgaagtCTTCTTCATGAACAGAAatgggatgagagttttgatttcaaaattataagaatatagtaaagagagggattaaataataatgattaagccaaaatgtaataattgatagaaaggAAAAGTTTGGAAcgcttagcaaggcagtcggtgagattctatcagaaaatttagaacagcggtacaaacagatctgtggctgaacccaaatgcggtggcgccaaatgatagctcTTGCTTATGCACGTGGCAGGAAAACTGAAGAAGAAGTTCCCATAATCACGGTCGTCGGTCGTCGTCTCTCGAAGCACAGCGGTAAACGAGCAAATGTGAGTTAAGCCCTTGCACTTGAGCATTCGTCGCTTCGTTCAGTCTGCAACGACTCGGTAGAACGtggataaagaaaaagaaaattcacATATTGCCTCCTGCCGCATCTCCGCTTGAAGTGCTGTGCACAAGATACAGAACAATTTATTATCGCGAAGCCTACAATCACGAAAACAAAAGAGCAACTTTCAATGCTGCAGTAGTGAAGTCTGTATACTCACTGCAATTTGCGAAAGCATGAAATTCGCCGGGAATATCCGGCTAAGAGCGTGTGCCGTCCACATCACCCGTTCTTGATACTCGTGACATTCCGCTTCAGCCTTCGAATATATTCGCAGTCCAAAGGTAAGATGCAGCCTAGTTCTGAAAAACCAGCAGACATGAAAAATCTTTAAATGGAGCGATTTTTTCACTAAACTTTTGACATCCGTTGTGGCATCTCTCGTGCAGAATTGCTGAGGGCGAGCAACGACAATGCTTGGATCATCAGCGCATGCGCGTGAGTTGTTTTCCGATTATTTTCTCTATCGACAACTTCCGCTCATGATCGTTCACAGTGGCATGGCGTTTCGTAGTGGCCGAATGGGATAGCTTAACATCTTCTTGCGAGTCGAGTCGCCAGAGAGGCGAGACCATGGTGGGGACTGTAGCCAGAATGATGTTATGAGGTTCGCTACTGAATGGCCCATGAAGTCGCTGAATTACCGAGTCTCACTCACGTAATCAGTGCAGCTTAGCGCTGGCCTGGAGGATTATTGTAGGAGGCTGCCGTTCTTTGGCACTCCTGAAAAAAACGAAACTTAATGGTCTCCGTAATTAAAGACAGCAGATATCACGTGTatctcagtaaggcatgttgctggactagttggtttatcattttttgaagcttgggaaaaatccaccttggcgcaaataaattcacacacacaaaagataTAAGAAGACAACGGACaatggcgcctgtccgttgtctccttgtctcttttgtcaGTGTGAAATTATTTGCGCCAATGTGGATTTTTTCCCAACCTTCATAAAAAGATATCGCGTGTATATTTGTTTCAAAAGAACAGGACTAGAAATCCAAATAATACAAAAATTAGATTGTCTTGGTAGGTAGGTGACAGCGTGATACGTGGGGGTTCACGTCTCAAAGCTACAAGTGGGCCGCGACAGCCGCTGCATATTGGGCAAGACTCCGGAATCATTTCTTTACCCTGAGGATTCTTTAACATTTCGCAgcacacttgtttttttttgcatttcgcctttatcgaaacgcCAGCAACAGACCTAAGGTTTGGCGCCATGATGTCAAGCTCAGCATCAAAAACTACTgggggcacttaagactgctcatgtgctatgaatgcgaaagcactggGCACTACAGaggtttgtgcgtttgtgtaactTAGTTTGCCTTGGCCACGAAACCACAGACCATTCGGAGCTCCGCGGGTTAATGCCcaaatatgcagaattggtcattgtctacttaacattcatagatggtgACAAATCTttataccactgccagcgcagtGGCACAGCCGTTAAGCTGGAAGGTGGCCGCTCCTGTCACAGACATCCATAAAAATTGCGCGACCTATGTTGCTCCGGCGGGATGACTGCGGTATGAGGTCCCCTGATGAACCACGTTTACCAGGAGATAGAAAAGCATGTTTGTGTCATTTGTGAGTTGTTACTTGTGTTCAACTGCGCTGTTAAGTGACAGGGAGGATACAAGAGCAGAAAGTTACGTTACCACAGCGCCGAGTTGCACGTCATTTTAATGTAGAGTAAGTTCTCACCTCAGCAGTGAAACTGTTTTGAAATCAACGCCTATTCCACTCTCTCCGCAGAAACCGACCACCTGCTCCAAGCTACACCTATCTGatataaataaatatatcgtACTTTAACTAATGAAAGCCCTTAAGGTGACCTGCGTGCCGTAGTTATTTATAGCTGGCAAAAAACTTAAGATGCAGCGGTTCGTAAGGTATGGTTTAATCCTGGGAGTGGAGTACGGTCCGTAAACGGCTGAAACGTCAGTCCTAAAGAATTACTGGACTCTTAATTCAGTGTGAGCGGATGGGGTTTTCCAACCACGAGTTTTACTCGTCTGAATATAACTTACAACACTAATTTGAAACACTTATCTCGTTGATACTGTCGATGATTTGTCTGTACCTCTAGAAAACTATCACTCTTATACTATGGGCTACCTTTTTTTgcggttgcgtttttttttttctcaccgtaACACTTCTTGCTTGTCTCCTTACCAGCAAGATAAAACCTATTATTCGTCTCACAGTATCATGTTATCTTTAATGTCATAATCAGCACCATTATATCGACTACAAGAAAAAAGGCCCTCCTAGTCACAATCAAATTTTTTCTGTGCCGTCTGAGGTCACCCTGTTCGATTATAGATCCATATATTATCGGCGGGTAAATCAGTGCGACAAATGACCTCTTCTCGCcgaattgctttctttcttttcgcaCTCTGCCCTGCCTGCTTCTTTGCTCTGTCATATAATGGGCTCTCTAGGTGCAGAGAACCCATTATATGACAATATCATATACGACATTATATTACAGTTCGTAGTATAATAAAAGTACGAACGTTACGAATGCTCAAATCACATGCAGTGTTGGCGTTCGTGGCATGCAACACGACGGACCAGTGTGCGGCCATGGAGGCTAACGCAACCTGCGCCAACCAGCTGTGCATTTGCCCGTCCCTGCGACCACTCACCAAAGCGCAGCGGTGCAACTCTGCTGGTGAGTCACTCCGCTCCAAAGCATGTCTGTTGTAGCGCTGTCGTGAATAGGGCGAGACGACCGTCAGGATCCCGTCACAATCACCGTAAGATCTCTCGCAGGACGGGTGGCAACGGTTAAATACTGACTGTCATTGATAGTTTTACTCTACTCCGGAATCGCTCTTTGTTCCCAATTCCTAGGCTTTAGTTGCCTAAATACTCCAGAATTGTGAACAATACTCGTGACGGTACAGTTCCACAATTCGTTGGGTTTCTAGGTTCATTTTGTAAAGTCCATGGGCTTATAGTATATTAAAGAGAGGATGTTGTCAGGTTCAACATGCTGGCCGTTGATTGGTCAAGAGCTTTGTTCATTGTCCACACTACGTCAAGCCGGCTTCTATAGCTTTTGCTCAAATGCAGGCGCAGAGAGAAGATTCGAAGAGTAGGAGACAAGAAAGCTGTGCCACCACTGAAATTCTTTCAGGGCTTCATTATATGCACATACTTAGTACGCATCCATAGGCATGAATGTTCACATCGGTATGATGAGGCGATATTCACTGGCAGGCACCGGTATCACCCAGAAAAAGTGGAGCCCAAAATGACAGTGTTTACAGACTACACATGTCTGAAGTCTTCCAATCTACTGGTATTAAGCGCGTAAAGTTTGTACCTCATCATTACCAATTGTAAAAAATTacacagttaactttgtaactgcaTTAGACACTAAGAGTTGTGATAAGGTGCCATTTCCTGCCGGTAAAGCCTTAGAGTTTTAATAGTGCGATtaagcaaaacattaaaaaaatacatgCAGATAGACAACTTAGTTAAGTACTGTTCGGTGGAGGCGGGTCGCAACGATTTGCTCAAGAATGAATGACATCATAACGTGCGGAACGGAAAGCAAGCAACGATCGTGATGACAACGGGATAAAAAATTTGGTCTGAAGCGTAAAACAGCGTTATGGAGCTTTTGTGAGCACAGTGTGTTGCCCGGATTAAAAATTGGTGGGAGCactaaagctccgccttaagtgtagaCGCAGTAGCGTTATTGGGTTAATGCCTATACATCCTCTACATTACATTTCTATATACCTGGAAGTcctgataccactcctggcgcagaggcGCAGAGGCAATGTGCcaatgctctgcgatggcaggtgctgcccgaCCGTAGAGGGCTTGagcgacccaggctgctcttcccaagTAGCCTCTGCCACCTGCAAATGTAGGCAGTTCGCGTagaatccggtggacaggttatGACAtcgtcacaaggccacgtgacctaggtggctcacctagATTGCTTCTCTGATGATTTCTCGTATATTTTCGCTCGCGGTCACCGACGCC
Protein-coding sequences here:
- the LOC144118697 gene encoding uncharacterized protein LOC144118697, whose translation is MLHVWPSTLLLLTLCCGTGQAELKSSHNDTPLQSRQRSGTRRDPWKISKLITDLSLSETVRTDLVVKYGYTNVVSDSMVTPEMAVATPEVKAKMPVKCMAPFALVMVDADAPSPYKPTARSRLHWLVVNANSSERLHEGDEVVPYEAPNPAKGTGPHRFVFLGYCQFDKRLDSSSIMPKKRDNFNLASFAKGLGTGKPFAGSFFYSFNR